One Pseudomonas sp. FP1742 genomic window carries:
- a CDS encoding Ldh family oxidoreductase, producing the protein MIRLTLIEARELAESILLHNGFNLPHAQAVAATVIAGERDGCASHGLYRILGCVNSLRAGKVSADAEPRVIDQAPSIVRVDAGGGFSQLAFQAGLPLLEEKTRANGIAALAINHCVHFSALWVEIEQLTAAGLVALACNPSHAWVAPAGGREPVFGTNPIAFGWPRAGQDPFVFDFATSAIARGDIELHRRAGKAIPEGWGVDAEGRPSTDASVVLDGGAMLTFGGHKGSALAAMVELIAGPLIGDLTSAESLAYDAGSKSSPYHGELIIALDPRRFLGVATEEHLARAEVLFQGIEGQGARLPSQRRYAARAHSLVEGVQIPEALYNDLKALLT; encoded by the coding sequence ATGATCCGACTGACCCTGATCGAAGCCCGTGAGCTGGCCGAATCGATTCTGTTGCACAACGGTTTTAATCTGCCTCATGCGCAAGCGGTGGCGGCGACCGTGATCGCCGGCGAGCGCGACGGCTGTGCCTCCCACGGTTTGTACCGGATTCTGGGCTGCGTGAATTCCCTGCGAGCCGGCAAGGTGTCGGCCGATGCCGAGCCGCGAGTGATCGACCAGGCGCCGTCGATTGTGCGGGTGGATGCCGGTGGAGGTTTTTCGCAGTTGGCGTTCCAGGCGGGTCTGCCGTTACTGGAGGAGAAAACCCGGGCCAACGGGATTGCGGCGTTGGCGATCAATCATTGTGTGCATTTCTCGGCGCTATGGGTGGAGATCGAGCAGTTGACCGCCGCCGGGCTGGTGGCGCTGGCGTGTAATCCTAGCCATGCCTGGGTGGCGCCGGCCGGGGGACGTGAGCCGGTGTTCGGCACCAATCCTATAGCCTTTGGCTGGCCGCGGGCGGGGCAGGATCCGTTTGTGTTCGACTTCGCCACCAGTGCGATTGCCCGTGGCGATATCGAGTTGCATCGGCGTGCCGGCAAGGCGATTCCCGAGGGCTGGGGCGTGGACGCCGAGGGGCGGCCGAGCACCGATGCCAGCGTGGTGCTCGACGGCGGCGCGATGCTGACGTTCGGAGGGCACAAGGGCTCGGCGCTGGCGGCGATGGTGGAGTTAATCGCCGGGCCTTTGATCGGTGACCTGACCAGCGCCGAGTCCCTGGCTTACGACGCGGGCAGCAAGTCGTCGCCGTACCATGGCGAGTTGATCATCGCGCTGGATCCGCGACGTTTTCTGGGGGTGGCCACTGAGGAGCACTTGGCCCGGGCCGAGGTGTTGTTTCAGGGGATTGAAGGGCAGGGGGCGCGCTTGCCGTCGCAACGGCGTTATGCGGCGCGGGCGCACAGTTTGGTGGAGGGCGTGCAGATTCCCGAGGCGCTGTACAACGACCTGAAAGCGCTGCTGACCTGA
- a CDS encoding FAD-binding and (Fe-S)-binding domain-containing protein, with amino-acid sequence MIARLSPPDSQKTTYDAFLNALQGAGFQGEIARDYGDRTVLATDNSIYQRLPQAAVFPLDARDVEILSRLVSHPEHSAVVLTPRGGGTGTNGQSLTEGVVVDLSRHLNKILDINVEERWVRVQSGVVKDQLNAALKPYGLFFAPELSTSNRATIGGMINTDASGQGSCTYGKTRDHVLELSTVLLGGHRLTSSAVDPEHLPALTGRKDRVGAVYKCAVEIADTHADLIETTFPKLNRCLTGYDLAHLRESDGRFNLNSVLCGSEGSLGFIVEAKLNVLPIPKYSILVNVRYAGFMDALRDAKALMAMKPLSIETVDSKVLMLAMNDIVWHGVAEYFPENPDTPTLGINLIEFSGDEEEVVQQSVHEFVLHLQRDTSVVRLGHTLAIGADALKRVYAMRKRAVGLLGNVKGEARPQPFVEDTAVPPENLADFIQEFRALLDSHDLQYGMFGHVDAGVLHVRPILDMKDPAQAALIRPISDAVAALTQKHGGLLWGEHGKGLRSQYVPDYFGDLYPALQALKAAFDPHNQLNPGKIATPKTVPGARLTRVDEVTLRGDLDRTIDERVWQSYDTAVHCNGNGACYNFDPDDAMCPSWKATRNRIHSPKGRASLIREWLRLQGEQGVDVLEASDRVRLSAGSQSVARRAVNSLAQKLGQPDFSHEVYEAMSGCLACKSCAGQCPVKVNVPEFRSRFLELYHSRYLRPLKDYLIGSLEYTVPYIARMPRLYNVVMSARPVRWLLERAAGMVDSPLLSLVDFAAACRRWNVEVATPQRLAALSDEQRGKSVILVQDAFTRFFETPLLVDWVELISRLGYKVYLAPYAPNGKPLQVQGFLKAFEKAASFNGQSLLSLQQYQIPLVGLDPAMTLVYRQEYAKTLKDGQAPLVLLAQEWLINALLEGEVAKEGEPYHFLPHCTEKTNEPGSIGQWQKIFERMGLTLQVPASGCCGMSGTYGHEARNAKTSDTIYGQSWKPLIQKFNQSGRVVADGYSCRSQVKRQEGATVLHPLQVLLARVISSEAGTQ; translated from the coding sequence ATGATTGCCCGGTTATCGCCTCCTGATTCCCAGAAAACGACCTATGACGCGTTTCTGAACGCGCTCCAGGGGGCGGGGTTTCAAGGAGAGATTGCCCGCGACTATGGCGACCGAACGGTATTGGCCACCGACAACTCCATTTACCAGCGTCTGCCGCAAGCGGCGGTGTTTCCTCTGGATGCGCGGGACGTGGAGATTTTGTCGCGGCTGGTCAGTCATCCAGAACACAGTGCGGTGGTGCTCACGCCCCGGGGTGGAGGCACCGGCACCAACGGGCAATCGCTCACCGAGGGCGTGGTGGTCGACCTGTCCCGCCATTTGAACAAGATCCTCGACATCAATGTTGAGGAGCGCTGGGTCAGAGTACAGAGCGGTGTGGTCAAGGATCAGCTGAATGCCGCACTCAAACCTTACGGCTTGTTCTTTGCCCCTGAACTCTCGACGTCGAATCGCGCGACCATCGGCGGCATGATCAACACCGATGCGAGTGGTCAGGGCAGCTGCACCTATGGCAAGACTCGCGATCATGTTCTCGAGCTTTCGACGGTGTTGCTTGGCGGTCATCGTCTCACCAGCTCAGCGGTCGACCCCGAGCATTTGCCCGCCCTGACCGGACGCAAGGATCGGGTGGGTGCGGTCTACAAGTGCGCAGTGGAGATCGCCGATACCCACGCTGATCTGATCGAAACCACCTTCCCCAAACTCAATCGCTGCCTGACCGGTTACGACCTGGCGCATCTGCGCGAATCAGATGGACGCTTTAACCTGAACAGCGTGCTTTGCGGCTCTGAAGGCTCGCTTGGGTTCATCGTTGAGGCAAAACTGAACGTCCTGCCCATCCCCAAATATTCGATCCTGGTTAACGTGCGTTACGCCGGATTCATGGATGCCTTGCGCGATGCCAAGGCGTTGATGGCCATGAAGCCTCTGTCGATCGAGACCGTGGATTCCAAAGTGCTGATGCTGGCGATGAACGATATCGTCTGGCACGGCGTCGCAGAGTATTTCCCTGAAAACCCTGACACACCGACCCTCGGGATCAACCTGATTGAATTCAGCGGTGATGAAGAAGAGGTCGTGCAGCAAAGCGTTCACGAATTTGTCCTGCACCTGCAGCGCGATACTTCGGTCGTGCGGTTGGGCCACACGCTGGCGATCGGCGCCGATGCGCTCAAGCGTGTTTATGCGATGCGCAAGCGAGCGGTCGGGTTGCTGGGCAACGTCAAAGGCGAGGCCAGGCCGCAGCCGTTTGTCGAAGACACCGCCGTTCCGCCGGAAAACCTCGCTGACTTCATCCAGGAGTTTCGCGCACTGCTGGATAGCCATGACCTGCAGTACGGCATGTTCGGCCACGTCGACGCCGGTGTGCTGCATGTGCGCCCGATCCTCGACATGAAAGACCCTGCCCAGGCGGCCCTGATCCGCCCGATCTCCGATGCAGTCGCGGCCCTGACGCAAAAGCATGGCGGTTTGTTGTGGGGCGAGCACGGCAAGGGCTTGCGGTCGCAGTATGTGCCGGATTACTTCGGTGATTTGTACCCTGCGCTGCAAGCACTCAAGGCCGCCTTCGATCCACACAATCAACTCAATCCAGGCAAGATCGCAACGCCGAAAACCGTGCCTGGCGCTCGACTGACACGCGTCGACGAAGTGACATTACGCGGTGACCTGGACCGGACAATCGATGAGCGTGTCTGGCAAAGCTATGACACCGCTGTGCACTGCAATGGCAATGGCGCGTGCTACAACTTCGATCCTGATGACGCCATGTGCCCCTCCTGGAAGGCGACGCGTAATCGTATCCACTCTCCCAAAGGCCGAGCATCACTGATACGTGAATGGCTGAGGTTGCAGGGCGAGCAAGGTGTTGATGTGCTGGAGGCAAGCGATCGCGTTCGTTTGTCCGCCGGGTCGCAGAGCGTTGCCCGCCGGGCCGTTAACAGCCTTGCACAAAAGCTGGGGCAGCCAGACTTTTCCCATGAAGTCTACGAAGCGATGAGCGGTTGCCTGGCCTGTAAATCATGCGCCGGCCAATGTCCGGTCAAAGTGAATGTGCCGGAGTTCCGATCGCGCTTCCTTGAGCTGTATCACAGTCGCTATCTGCGCCCGCTCAAGGACTACCTGATCGGCTCGTTGGAATACACGGTGCCTTACATCGCCAGGATGCCGCGCCTCTACAACGTCGTGATGAGTGCTCGACCGGTTCGCTGGCTGCTCGAACGAGCCGCCGGGATGGTCGATAGCCCGCTACTCAGCCTGGTGGATTTTGCAGCGGCTTGCCGACGTTGGAACGTGGAGGTGGCGACACCTCAGCGTCTGGCTGCCCTTTCAGATGAGCAGCGTGGCAAAAGCGTCATTCTCGTTCAGGATGCCTTTACTCGCTTTTTCGAAACTCCGTTGCTCGTTGACTGGGTGGAGCTGATCTCAAGGCTCGGTTACAAGGTCTACCTGGCGCCGTACGCGCCGAACGGCAAACCACTTCAGGTGCAGGGCTTCCTCAAGGCCTTTGAGAAGGCTGCCAGCTTCAATGGGCAGTCTTTGCTGAGTCTTCAGCAGTACCAGATTCCACTGGTGGGGCTCGATCCCGCGATGACTCTGGTTTATCGACAGGAGTACGCCAAGACATTGAAAGACGGCCAGGCTCCCCTCGTGTTGCTTGCGCAGGAGTGGCTGATCAATGCGCTGCTCGAGGGTGAAGTGGCGAAGGAGGGCGAGCCTTATCACTTCCTGCCGCACTGCACGGAAAAAACCAATGAACCAGGCAGCATTGGCCAATGGCAGAAGATCTTCGAACGTATGGGTCTGACGCTTCAGGTACCCGCAAGCGGCTGCTGCGGGATGTCGGGTACCTACGGACATGAGGCGCGAAACGCCAAAACGTCGGACACGATCTATGGGCAATCCTGGAAGCCGCTCATTCAAAAGTTCAACCAATCGGGGCGAGTCGTTGCCGATGGCTATTCTTGCCGCAGCCAGGTCAAGCGTCAGGAAGGCGCAACGGTGCTCCATCCCCTGCAAGTTTTATTGGCTCGGGTGATTTCCTCAGAAGCGGGTACTCAATGA
- a CDS encoding LysR substrate-binding domain-containing protein, with the protein MNPRRLTPSMSLLVAFEAAARHCSFTKAAEELALTQSAVSRQVQTLEAQLEIQLFRREGRKIELTAAGALYQHELTAALGRIRSATLQTISYKNDGGPLNLAVLPTLGSKWLLPRMHEFYAKHPAILVHIHSRIIREDIQSSTQDMNAIICAGSGEWPGYISHKLLTEKLVVVASPTALPEYRSMSPANVAEHALLNVVSRPSAWSDWFDRHNIDHTNMRSGPSFEFTAHLIQAVSAGIGIGLVPEILVQDELKSGDLVALFEPMDSGRSYYLVYATRYQHLPSLNAFSTWLLSLPFPDK; encoded by the coding sequence ATGAACCCTAGAAGACTGACCCCTTCGATGTCGCTGTTGGTTGCCTTTGAGGCGGCCGCGCGCCATTGCAGCTTCACCAAAGCCGCAGAAGAACTGGCATTGACCCAGAGCGCGGTCAGCCGGCAGGTACAAACCCTGGAGGCCCAACTTGAAATCCAGCTCTTCAGGCGCGAAGGCCGAAAGATTGAACTGACGGCTGCCGGAGCACTTTATCAACACGAGTTGACGGCAGCGTTGGGACGCATTCGAAGCGCAACATTGCAGACCATTTCGTACAAGAACGACGGTGGCCCCTTGAACTTGGCGGTACTGCCGACACTGGGTTCGAAATGGCTGCTGCCACGGATGCATGAGTTCTATGCAAAACATCCCGCAATATTGGTTCACATACACTCGAGGATCATCCGCGAGGACATTCAATCTTCAACCCAAGACATGAACGCAATCATCTGCGCGGGCTCCGGGGAGTGGCCGGGCTACATTTCGCATAAGTTGCTCACGGAAAAACTGGTGGTGGTTGCCAGCCCCACCGCACTGCCCGAGTACCGTTCGATGTCACCGGCGAACGTTGCCGAGCATGCCCTGTTGAACGTCGTATCCAGGCCAAGTGCCTGGTCTGACTGGTTTGATCGCCATAACATCGATCACACCAACATGAGATCCGGCCCGAGCTTCGAGTTCACCGCCCACCTCATTCAAGCGGTGTCGGCGGGCATCGGGATTGGCTTGGTTCCGGAAATTCTGGTGCAGGACGAACTCAAGAGCGGCGACCTCGTTGCATTGTTCGAGCCGATGGACAGCGGCCGCAGTTACTACCTGGTCTACGCGACCCGCTACCAGCACCTACCCTCCCTGAATGCCTTCAGCACCTGGCTTCTATCGCTTCCGTTTCCAGACAAATGA
- a CDS encoding transporter, whose translation MSLKKSLPACLALSFASFAALAADGPPPPSVSEPSGINLGGTSFYDGFAGPPGLSHLTYLKFSTARSIRDNAGKDNGAFDNPKINVISLINQLSYYSPDTIGGGAHLGWSLLVPIISLDGDFGDHGAKLQDNGTGLGDVTVGPQVQFDPIVDAHGRPVFVQRLAFDTILPTGKYDKHKDLNPGSNYFSLNPYWAATWMPAPRWEVSWRLHYLYNFKNKDPASSSTQLFEGQPVRDTQAGQSAWANFTASYEVIPNVSLGINGYYFKQISDDKVNGDRLSNSREKVLGIGPGLFWKISDGQGFWLNTYKETGVENRAQTDYAVQIRYAHTF comes from the coding sequence ATGAGCCTGAAAAAATCCCTGCCAGCCTGCCTGGCACTCAGCTTCGCATCGTTTGCCGCACTCGCAGCAGATGGCCCTCCACCACCGTCAGTGAGTGAGCCCAGCGGTATCAACCTGGGCGGCACCAGTTTCTACGACGGTTTCGCGGGGCCGCCCGGTCTATCCCATCTGACCTATCTGAAATTCAGCACCGCACGCAGCATCAGGGACAATGCAGGCAAGGATAATGGCGCCTTCGACAACCCGAAGATCAACGTCATCTCGCTGATCAATCAGCTGAGCTATTACTCACCCGACACCATCGGCGGCGGTGCACACCTGGGCTGGAGCCTATTGGTGCCAATCATCTCCCTGGACGGTGACTTTGGCGACCACGGTGCCAAGCTCCAGGATAACGGCACGGGCCTCGGGGATGTCACGGTAGGGCCGCAGGTCCAGTTCGACCCGATCGTCGACGCCCACGGCAGGCCCGTTTTTGTGCAGCGCCTGGCCTTCGACACCATCCTTCCAACCGGCAAATACGATAAACACAAGGACCTGAACCCAGGCTCCAATTACTTCTCTCTGAACCCCTACTGGGCGGCGACCTGGATGCCGGCGCCTCGTTGGGAGGTGAGCTGGAGGCTGCATTACCTGTACAACTTCAAGAACAAGGATCCCGCGAGCAGCTCGACGCAACTTTTCGAGGGCCAGCCTGTGCGCGACACCCAGGCAGGACAATCGGCGTGGGCCAACTTCACGGCCTCGTATGAAGTGATCCCCAACGTATCGCTCGGGATCAACGGGTACTACTTCAAGCAAATATCAGACGATAAGGTCAACGGGGACCGGCTGAGCAACTCTCGGGAAAAGGTGTTGGGCATCGGCCCGGGCCTGTTCTGGAAAATCAGCGATGGCCAGGGCTTCTGGCTGAACACCTATAAAGAGACTGGCGTCGAGAACCGCGCGCAAACGGATTACGCCGTCCAGATCCGATACGCCCACACATTCTGA
- a CDS encoding MFS transporter, whose amino-acid sequence MNALDAINSKKSLAAICLMMVISLGTLQIQPILGGAFIDQLGLPLHAIGAIFAAELIAMAVACGACAMLMASVDRRRFALIALLMLVLGNLASAQLHSQGLLLICRMICGASGGAVMAVVYATAALRTSKDSTFAVINIGNLLWGMLLVSSMPLILKSYGVAGAFYLLAIASALAIAGYWRVPRNYPGAHRAASGSVRPFGLTSILLLMLFALLFFGHSALWVYQERIGKSIGLEPQQIGGILGGSILAGALGAALAGLIGRRLGLLVPQLLSFGTALIATLIMVYGDTPVAFAVTACLIHAVWFFSLPYLLSMAAELDSSGRLAGLGNAAIFVGQGLGPFGAALVVGEGHFRAVGWLAASAYLTALVISCLLVVRFRRDTKTCAAALSPQSA is encoded by the coding sequence ATGAACGCGCTCGACGCCATTAACAGCAAAAAATCATTGGCCGCTATCTGCCTGATGATGGTCATTTCCTTGGGGACGCTGCAAATCCAGCCTATTCTGGGCGGTGCCTTTATCGACCAACTCGGCTTGCCGCTGCATGCCATCGGTGCCATTTTTGCCGCAGAACTGATTGCGATGGCAGTCGCCTGCGGCGCTTGCGCCATGTTGATGGCCAGCGTCGACCGGCGTCGCTTTGCCCTGATTGCCTTGCTGATGCTGGTACTCGGCAATCTGGCCAGTGCTCAGTTGCACAGCCAGGGGTTGCTACTGATCTGCCGAATGATATGCGGCGCAAGCGGAGGCGCCGTCATGGCCGTTGTCTACGCCACGGCAGCCCTGCGCACATCCAAGGATTCGACATTCGCGGTGATCAATATCGGCAACCTGCTGTGGGGCATGCTGCTTGTGAGTTCCATGCCGCTGATTCTGAAATCCTACGGTGTGGCTGGGGCGTTTTATCTCTTGGCCATCGCCAGCGCCCTGGCGATCGCCGGTTACTGGAGAGTGCCGAGGAACTACCCTGGGGCACATCGTGCGGCGAGCGGCTCGGTCCGGCCTTTCGGGCTCACGTCCATCTTGCTGCTGATGCTTTTTGCACTGCTGTTTTTTGGCCACTCCGCGTTGTGGGTTTATCAAGAGCGCATCGGCAAAAGCATTGGCCTGGAACCTCAACAGATCGGCGGGATACTGGGGGGCAGCATCCTTGCCGGTGCCCTTGGCGCGGCACTGGCCGGACTTATCGGCAGGCGTCTCGGGTTGCTGGTTCCGCAACTGCTGAGCTTCGGCACGGCGCTGATTGCGACACTGATCATGGTCTACGGCGATACCCCTGTCGCTTTTGCAGTCACTGCCTGCCTGATCCATGCCGTGTGGTTTTTCAGCCTGCCTTATCTGCTGTCCATGGCGGCCGAACTGGACTCATCCGGCCGACTGGCCGGGCTGGGTAACGCCGCGATTTTCGTCGGCCAGGGCCTCGGCCCGTTTGGCGCAGCACTCGTGGTGGGTGAGGGACACTTCCGCGCTGTCGGGTGGTTGGCGGCTTCTGCCTATCTGACCGCCTTGGTGATCTCGTGTCTGCTGGTGGTGCGCTTTCGTCGTGACACGAAGACTTGCGCAGCAGCACTGTCGCCTCAGTCGGCTTGA